Proteins from a genomic interval of Mycobacterium conspicuum:
- a CDS encoding chloride channel protein, with the protein MCRVPRSRPRPNLDFFCAVVIVGLLAGVAGLATTEVLRFVQHLTYNYSLGTQLTGVIGSSPTRRAVGPMLGGALAGLGWWILRRRAAVPPLEPTITGGDPVPRRAWSVDALLQVVLVGSGASLGREGAPRQLAAALSDFGTGWLRRQSPRDRQILLACAAGAGLGAVYAVPLAGALFTVRIILKSWHPRALGAALISSSLAVAVGSAITHDHPSLDWPTPHLSFQLTGRALILAPVTLVVGLAFNRLMRAARPARVMKSWVLVPALAGAGLVMGICSHWWPELPGNGRSILTVALASEKTGMTLASAAAILALKPLLTALFLRAGAAGGMLTPSLATGAAAGSLLVLTINWAGGTDFQLPATSLAGAAGVLAVTQGSPIWAAIFVWELAHPPPWMFLVFLTTALGAWGLQKLLEPADRARQVRVSLGDIAQR; encoded by the coding sequence ATTTGTCGGGTGCCCCGGTCCCGGCCGCGCCCCAATCTCGATTTCTTCTGTGCGGTCGTCATCGTCGGGTTGCTGGCCGGGGTGGCCGGGTTGGCGACGACGGAAGTGTTGCGCTTCGTTCAGCACCTCACCTACAACTACAGCCTCGGTACGCAGCTCACCGGCGTCATCGGGAGCAGCCCGACTCGCCGCGCGGTGGGGCCGATGCTCGGCGGCGCCCTCGCCGGCCTCGGCTGGTGGATCCTGCGGCGGCGGGCCGCGGTGCCCCCGCTCGAGCCGACGATCACCGGGGGTGACCCGGTACCCCGGCGGGCGTGGAGCGTCGATGCGCTGCTGCAGGTGGTGCTGGTCGGCTCGGGTGCATCGCTGGGGCGCGAGGGTGCCCCGCGTCAACTCGCCGCGGCCCTAAGCGATTTCGGCACCGGCTGGTTGCGGCGGCAGTCACCGCGAGACCGCCAGATCCTGTTGGCGTGCGCGGCCGGGGCCGGCCTCGGCGCGGTCTATGCCGTTCCGCTGGCGGGCGCGCTGTTTACCGTGCGCATCATCCTGAAGAGCTGGCATCCACGCGCGCTGGGCGCGGCGCTGATCAGCTCCAGCCTGGCCGTCGCGGTCGGCTCGGCGATCACCCACGACCACCCCAGCCTGGACTGGCCCACTCCGCATCTGTCGTTCCAATTGACCGGGCGGGCACTGATTTTGGCGCCGGTGACGCTGGTGGTCGGTTTGGCGTTCAACCGGCTCATGCGGGCGGCGCGGCCCGCCCGCGTGATGAAGTCCTGGGTGCTGGTGCCCGCGCTTGCCGGCGCGGGGCTGGTGATGGGCATCTGCTCGCACTGGTGGCCCGAGCTGCCCGGCAACGGCAGGAGCATCCTCACCGTCGCCCTGGCCTCCGAGAAAACGGGCATGACCCTGGCGTCGGCCGCCGCGATCCTGGCGTTGAAGCCGCTGCTGACCGCGCTGTTCCTGCGTGCCGGCGCCGCCGGCGGCATGCTCACGCCGTCGCTGGCCACCGGCGCCGCGGCCGGGTCGCTGCTGGTGCTGACCATCAACTGGGCCGGCGGCACCGACTTTCAGCTACCGGCGACCTCGCTGGCCGGCGCGGCCGGGGTGCTCGCCGTCACCCAGGGGTCACCGATCTGGGCCGCCATCTTCGTCTGGGAACTGGCCCACCCGCCGCCGTGGATGTTCCTGGTCTTCCTGACCACCGCGCTCGGCGCATGGGGACTGCAGAAATTGCTAGAGCCCGCGGACCGTGCCCGTCAGGTGCGGGTATCCCTTGGCGACATTGCGCAGCGCTAG
- a CDS encoding MaoC/PaaZ C-terminal domain-containing protein produces MNQPSGLRNMLRAAAGALPVVPRADTLPSRTVTVDELPIDPANVAAYAAVTGLRYGSDVPLTYPFALTFPAMMSLVTGFDFPFAAMGSVHTENHITQYRPIAATDTVGVRVHAENLREHRKGLLADLVTDVSVGNDVAWHQVTTFLHQQRTSLSDEPKPPPQKQPKLPPPNAMLRITPGRIRRYAAVGGDHNPIHTNPVAAKLFGFPTVIAHGMFSAAAVLANIEARLPEAVQYSVRFGKPLVLPATAGLYVDEGADGWELALRNVAKGYPHLTGTVRGL; encoded by the coding sequence ATGAACCAACCCAGCGGGCTGAGAAATATGCTGCGCGCGGCCGCCGGCGCACTGCCGGTCGTGCCCCGCGCGGACACGTTGCCCAGCCGCACGGTCACCGTCGACGAACTGCCCATCGACCCCGCCAACGTCGCCGCGTACGCGGCGGTCACCGGTCTGCGCTACGGCAGCGACGTGCCGCTGACCTACCCGTTCGCGCTGACGTTTCCCGCGATGATGTCGCTGGTGACCGGATTCGACTTTCCTTTCGCCGCAATGGGATCCGTGCACACCGAGAACCACATCACGCAGTACCGGCCGATCGCGGCCACCGACACGGTGGGTGTGCGGGTGCACGCCGAAAACCTGCGCGAACACCGCAAGGGGCTGCTGGCCGACCTGGTGACCGACGTCAGCGTCGGCAACGATGTCGCGTGGCATCAGGTGACGACGTTCCTGCATCAGCAACGCACCAGCCTGTCCGACGAGCCCAAACCCCCGCCGCAGAAGCAGCCGAAGCTTCCCCCGCCCAACGCGATGCTGCGCATCACGCCCGGGCGGATCCGCCGCTACGCCGCCGTCGGCGGCGATCACAACCCGATCCACACCAACCCGGTCGCGGCCAAGCTTTTCGGCTTCCCCACCGTGATCGCGCACGGAATGTTCAGTGCCGCAGCGGTATTGGCGAACATCGAAGCTCGACTCCCGGAGGCCGTGCAGTACTCGGTCCGGTTTGGCAAGCCGCTGGTGCTGCCCGCCACCGCGGGGCTCTACGTCGACGAGGGCGCCGACGGCTGGGAACTAGCGCTGCGCAATGTCGCCAAGGGATACCCGCACCTGACGGGCACGGTCCGCGGGCTCTAG
- a CDS encoding 3-oxoacyl-ACP reductase codes for MAPKGSSDLFSQVVNSGPGSFVAKQLGLPQPEPLRRYRPGDPPLAGSLLIGGQGRVVEPLRAMLDRDYDVVGNNLGGRWADSFGGLVFDATGIATPAGLKDLHEFFTPVLRNLGHCARVVVVGTTPDAAASTDERIAQRALEGFTRSLGKELRHGATVALVYLAPDAKPAATGLESTLRFILSAKSAYVDGQVFYVGAADSTPPADWDRPLDGKVAIVTGAARGIGATIAEVFARDGARVLAIDVESAAESLAETASRVGGTALWLDVTADDAVDKITEHLRDHYAGRADILVNNAGITRDKLLANMDDARWDAVLAVNLLAPLRLTEELVGNGSIGEGGRVIGLSSMAGIAGNRGQTNYATTKAGMIGLTQALAPQLAEKGVTINAVAPGFIETQMTAAIPLATREVGRRLNSLLQGGQPVDVAETIAYFASPASNAVTGNVIRVCGQAMLGA; via the coding sequence GTGGCTCCCAAAGGCTCGTCCGACCTGTTCTCACAGGTCGTCAACTCCGGCCCCGGTTCGTTTGTGGCCAAGCAACTCGGACTTCCGCAACCCGAGCCCCTGCGCCGATACCGACCGGGTGACCCGCCGCTGGCGGGATCGCTGTTGATCGGCGGACAGGGTCGGGTGGTCGAGCCGTTGCGGGCGATGCTCGACAGGGACTACGACGTGGTGGGCAACAACCTGGGCGGCCGGTGGGCCGACTCGTTCGGCGGGTTGGTCTTCGACGCGACGGGAATCGCGACGCCGGCCGGGCTGAAGGACCTGCACGAGTTCTTCACCCCGGTGCTGCGCAACCTTGGCCACTGCGCGCGCGTGGTGGTCGTCGGCACCACCCCCGATGCGGCCGCCAGCACCGACGAGCGGATCGCGCAGCGCGCGCTCGAGGGGTTCACCCGCTCGCTGGGCAAGGAACTGCGCCACGGCGCCACGGTGGCGCTGGTCTATCTGGCCCCGGACGCCAAGCCCGCGGCGACGGGCCTGGAGTCGACCCTGCGGTTCATCCTGTCGGCCAAGTCGGCCTACGTCGACGGCCAGGTGTTCTATGTCGGGGCGGCCGACTCCACTCCCCCGGCCGACTGGGACCGGCCTTTGGACGGCAAGGTCGCCATCGTGACCGGCGCGGCCCGCGGCATCGGCGCGACGATCGCCGAGGTGTTCGCCCGCGACGGCGCCCGGGTGCTCGCGATCGACGTGGAATCGGCCGCCGAGTCGCTGGCCGAGACCGCCAGCCGTGTCGGGGGCACCGCGCTGTGGCTCGACGTCACCGCCGACGATGCCGTCGATAAGATCACCGAGCACCTGCGCGACCACTACGCCGGGCGCGCCGACATCCTGGTCAACAACGCGGGTATCACCCGCGACAAGCTGTTGGCCAACATGGACGACGCCCGCTGGGACGCCGTGTTGGCGGTCAATCTGCTTGCGCCGCTTCGGCTTACCGAGGAGCTGGTCGGAAACGGCAGCATCGGCGAGGGCGGCCGGGTGATCGGGCTGTCGTCGATGGCCGGCATCGCGGGCAACCGCGGGCAGACCAACTACGCGACCACCAAGGCCGGGATGATCGGCCTCACGCAGGCGCTGGCACCGCAGCTGGCCGAAAAGGGCGTCACGATCAACGCGGTCGCACCGGGTTTCATCGAGACCCAGATGACCGCGGCCATCCCGCTGGCCACCCGCGAGGTGGGCCGTCGGCTCAACTCGCTGCTGCAGGGTGGCCAGCCCGTCGACGTCGCCGAGACCATCGCGTACTTCGCCAGTCCCGCGTCAAATGCCGTGACCGGTAACGTGATTCGGGTCTGCGGCCAGGCGATGCTGGGGGCATAG
- a CDS encoding acetyl-CoA C-acetyltransferase codes for MTPTNDTTEKRRVAVLGGNRIPFARSDRAYADASNQDMFTAALGGLIDRFGLAGEQLGAVIGGAVLKHSRDFNLMRECVLGSQLSPYTPAFDLQQACGTGLQAAIAAADGIAAGRYEVAAAGGVDTTSDAPIGLGDDLRRNLLKLRRSKSNLERLKLVGTLPANLGIAIPANSEPRTGLSMGEHAAITAKEMGIRRVDQDELAVASHRNMAAAYDRGFFDDLVTPFLGLYRDDNLRPDASVEKLAGLRPVFGVKAGDATMTAGNSTPLTDGASVALLSTEQWASEHGLTPLAYFVDAETAAVDYVNGNDGLLMAPTYGVPRLLARNGLSLQDFDFYEIHEAFASVVLTHLQAWESDEYCKGRLGLDAALGPIDRSKLNVNGSSLAAGHPFAATGGRILAQTAKQLAEKKAETNKPARALISICAAGGQGVAAILET; via the coding sequence GTGACGCCGACAAACGACACAACCGAGAAGCGACGCGTCGCCGTCCTGGGCGGAAATCGCATCCCCTTCGCGCGATCAGACCGCGCCTACGCCGACGCGTCCAACCAGGACATGTTCACCGCGGCGCTGGGCGGGCTGATCGACCGGTTCGGGCTGGCCGGCGAGCAACTGGGCGCGGTCATCGGCGGAGCGGTGCTCAAGCACAGCCGCGACTTCAACCTGATGCGCGAATGCGTGCTCGGATCGCAGCTGTCCCCCTACACGCCGGCCTTTGATTTGCAGCAGGCCTGCGGCACCGGCCTGCAGGCCGCGATCGCCGCCGCCGACGGCATCGCCGCCGGGCGCTACGAGGTGGCGGCCGCCGGTGGCGTCGACACCACCTCGGACGCGCCGATCGGGCTGGGCGACGACCTGCGCCGTAACCTGCTCAAACTGCGCCGATCCAAGTCCAATCTGGAACGGCTGAAGCTGGTCGGCACGCTGCCCGCCAACCTCGGCATCGCGATCCCGGCCAACAGCGAGCCGCGCACCGGCCTGTCGATGGGCGAGCACGCCGCCATCACCGCCAAGGAGATGGGCATCAGGCGCGTCGATCAGGACGAACTGGCCGTCGCCAGCCACCGCAACATGGCCGCCGCCTACGACCGCGGCTTCTTCGACGACCTGGTCACCCCGTTTCTGGGGCTGTACCGCGACGACAACCTGCGGCCCGACGCCAGCGTCGAGAAGCTGGCCGGGCTGCGACCCGTGTTCGGGGTCAAGGCCGGCGACGCGACGATGACGGCGGGCAACTCGACTCCGCTGACCGACGGGGCCTCGGTCGCGTTGCTGTCCACCGAGCAGTGGGCGTCCGAGCACGGCCTGACCCCGCTGGCCTACTTCGTCGATGCCGAAACCGCGGCGGTGGACTACGTCAACGGGAACGACGGCCTGCTCATGGCCCCCACCTACGGGGTGCCGCGGCTGTTGGCCCGAAATGGCTTGAGCCTGCAGGATTTCGACTTCTATGAGATCCACGAGGCCTTCGCCTCGGTGGTGCTCACCCACCTGCAGGCCTGGGAGTCCGACGAGTACTGCAAGGGGCGGCTCGGCCTGGACGCCGCGCTGGGCCCGATCGATCGGTCCAAGCTCAACGTCAACGGTTCGTCGTTGGCCGCGGGCCACCCCTTCGCGGCCACCGGCGGGCGGATTCTCGCGCAGACCGCCAAGCAGCTCGCCGAAAAGAAGGCCGAAACGAACAAGCCGGCCCGCGCGCTGATCTCGATTTGCGCGGCCGGCGGGCAGGGCGTGGCCGCCATTCTGGAAACCTGA
- a CDS encoding acyl-CoA dehydrogenase: MSHYKSNVRDQVFNLFEVLGVDKALGQGEYADLDVDTAGEMLAEMSRLAEGPIAESYVDGDRNPPVFDPKTHSVTLPESFKKSMQAFIDGGWDKVGIDEVLGGMPMPKALVWALQEHTLGANPAVWMYAGGGGFANIVYHLGTEQQKKWAVLCAERGWGATMVLTEPDAGSDVGAGRTKAIQQEDGSWHIEGVKRFITSGDSGDLFENILHLVLARPEGAGPGTKGLSLFMVPKFLFDPETGEPGERNGAFVTNVEHKMGLKVSATCELSFGQHGVPAKGWLVGEVHDGIAQMFEVIEMARMMVGTKAIATLSTGYLNALDYAKSRVQGADLTQMTDKTAPRVTITHHPDVRRSLMTQKAYAEGLRALYLYTATFQDAAVAEAVHGVDADLAVRINDLMLPVVKGVGSEQAYAKLTESLQTFGGSGFLQDYPIEQYIRDAKIDSLYEGTTAIQAQDFFFRKIVRDKGQALAYVSGEIQKFVDSESGNGRLKTEREQLAKALADVQAMAATMTGYLMDAQQNVTSLYKVGLGSVRFLMSVGDLVIGWLLQQQAAVAVAALDAGATGDDRSFYEGKVAVASFFAKNFLPMLSSTREVIETLDNDVMELDEAAF; this comes from the coding sequence GTGAGCCACTACAAAAGCAACGTCCGCGACCAGGTATTCAACCTGTTTGAGGTGCTGGGCGTTGACAAAGCATTAGGTCAAGGCGAATACGCCGATCTGGACGTCGACACCGCCGGCGAAATGCTGGCGGAGATGAGCCGACTGGCCGAAGGACCGATTGCCGAGTCGTATGTGGACGGGGACCGCAACCCGCCGGTGTTCGATCCGAAGACGCACTCGGTGACGCTGCCCGAGTCGTTCAAGAAGTCGATGCAGGCATTCATCGACGGCGGTTGGGACAAGGTCGGCATCGACGAAGTCCTCGGCGGGATGCCGATGCCCAAGGCACTGGTGTGGGCGCTGCAGGAGCACACCCTGGGGGCCAACCCCGCGGTGTGGATGTACGCCGGCGGCGGAGGCTTCGCCAACATCGTCTACCACCTCGGTACTGAGCAGCAGAAGAAGTGGGCCGTGCTGTGCGCCGAGCGCGGTTGGGGCGCGACCATGGTGCTCACCGAGCCGGACGCCGGCTCGGACGTCGGCGCCGGCCGCACCAAGGCGATTCAGCAGGAGGACGGCTCCTGGCACATCGAGGGTGTCAAGCGGTTCATCACTTCCGGCGACTCGGGCGACCTGTTCGAGAACATCCTGCACCTGGTGCTGGCCCGCCCCGAGGGCGCCGGTCCCGGCACCAAAGGTCTTTCGTTGTTCATGGTGCCCAAGTTCCTGTTCGACCCGGAGACCGGCGAGCCCGGCGAGCGCAACGGCGCCTTCGTGACCAACGTCGAGCACAAGATGGGCCTGAAGGTCTCGGCCACCTGTGAGCTGTCCTTCGGCCAGCACGGCGTGCCCGCCAAAGGCTGGCTGGTCGGCGAGGTGCACGACGGCATCGCGCAGATGTTCGAGGTCATCGAGATGGCCCGGATGATGGTGGGCACCAAGGCGATCGCCACGCTGTCGACCGGCTACCTGAACGCCCTGGACTACGCCAAGTCCCGGGTGCAGGGCGCCGACCTGACCCAGATGACCGACAAGACCGCACCCCGGGTGACCATCACGCATCACCCCGACGTGCGCCGGTCGCTGATGACCCAGAAGGCCTACGCCGAGGGTCTGCGCGCGCTCTACCTCTACACCGCGACGTTCCAGGACGCGGCGGTCGCCGAGGCGGTGCACGGCGTGGACGCCGACCTGGCCGTCAGGATCAACGACCTGATGCTGCCCGTGGTCAAGGGCGTGGGCTCCGAGCAGGCCTACGCCAAGCTCACCGAGAGCCTGCAAACCTTCGGCGGGTCCGGCTTCCTGCAGGACTACCCGATCGAGCAGTACATCCGGGACGCCAAGATCGACTCGCTCTACGAGGGCACCACCGCCATCCAGGCGCAGGACTTCTTCTTCCGCAAGATCGTCCGCGACAAGGGACAGGCGCTGGCCTACGTGTCGGGCGAGATCCAGAAGTTCGTCGACAGCGAGTCCGGCAACGGCCGGCTCAAGACCGAACGCGAGCAGCTCGCCAAGGCGCTGGCCGACGTTCAGGCGATGGCCGCGACGATGACCGGCTACCTGATGGACGCGCAGCAGAACGTCACCAGCCTGTACAAGGTCGGCCTGGGTTCGGTGCGCTTCCTGATGAGCGTCGGTGACCTGGTCATCGGCTGGCTGTTGCAGCAGCAGGCCGCGGTGGCCGTGGCCGCCCTCGATGCGGGTGCCACCGGCGATGACCGGTCCTTCTACGAGGGCAAGGTCGCGGTGGCGTCGTTCTTCGCCAAGAACTTCCTGCCGATGCTGTCCAGCACCCGCGAGGTGATCGAGACGCTGGACAACGACGTCATGGAACTCGACGAGGCCGCTTTCTAA
- a CDS encoding isopenicillin N synthase family dioxygenase: MASVGNVTALPVVDLGEAPGVLRRRLREAAHEVGFFYLKGHQIPAALTAGVLKAARALFALPEADKDAIAMVRSPHFRGYTRLGGELTRGEVDWREQIDIGPQRSPIGGPGKPDYLWLQGPNQWPAALPELPGIIDEWDAALSGVARTLLGHWAASLGSPPDVFESAFAGAPATLIKMIRYPARAATAQGVGPHKDSGVLTLLLAEPGARGLQVRRRGSTQWIDVPGVDGAFVVNIGELLEVATRGYLRATEHRVHLEGAERISIAYFFNPRLDAQVPMLSLPEELGARAESHPDPSDPIYSVYGRNAWKSRLRAHPDVAAAHGYAVGRLDGENSFPGRGNEVR; encoded by the coding sequence ATGGCGAGTGTGGGCAACGTCACGGCACTACCGGTAGTGGACCTGGGGGAAGCCCCGGGCGTGTTGCGGCGCCGTCTGCGGGAGGCCGCCCACGAGGTCGGTTTCTTCTATTTGAAGGGCCATCAGATACCCGCGGCGCTGACCGCCGGGGTGCTTAAGGCGGCGCGCGCGCTCTTCGCGCTGCCCGAGGCCGACAAGGACGCCATCGCCATGGTGCGCAGCCCGCATTTTCGCGGCTACACCCGGCTGGGCGGGGAGCTGACCCGCGGCGAGGTGGACTGGCGCGAACAGATCGACATCGGGCCGCAGCGCTCGCCGATCGGCGGGCCCGGCAAACCCGACTACCTCTGGCTGCAGGGCCCCAACCAGTGGCCGGCCGCGCTGCCCGAGTTGCCCGGAATCATCGACGAGTGGGACGCCGCGCTGTCCGGGGTGGCCCGCACCCTGCTGGGGCACTGGGCGGCGTCGCTGGGCAGCCCACCCGACGTCTTCGAATCCGCGTTCGCCGGCGCACCCGCCACGCTGATCAAAATGATTCGCTACCCCGCCCGCGCGGCCACCGCGCAAGGTGTGGGCCCGCACAAGGATTCCGGGGTGCTGACGTTATTGCTGGCCGAGCCCGGCGCCCGGGGTCTGCAGGTGCGGCGTCGTGGCTCCACGCAATGGATAGACGTGCCCGGGGTGGACGGGGCGTTCGTGGTCAACATCGGGGAGCTGCTCGAAGTTGCGACGCGTGGCTACCTGCGGGCCACCGAGCACCGGGTGCACCTGGAGGGGGCCGAGCGCATCTCGATCGCGTACTTCTTCAACCCGCGGCTGGACGCGCAGGTACCGATGTTGTCGTTACCGGAGGAGCTGGGCGCGCGCGCGGAATCGCACCCGGATCCGTCGGATCCCATCTACTCTGTCTACGGTCGAAACGCCTGGAAGAGTCGATTGCGCGCCCACCCCGATGTCGCTGCGGCGCACGGGTATGCGGTCGGTAGGCTCGACGGCGAGAATTCCTTTCCCGGAAGGGGAAACGAAGTCCGGTGA
- a CDS encoding flavin reductase family protein, whose translation MNPNSNLTPTSLREAFGHFPTGVVAIAAEVNGQREGLAVSTFVPVSLEPPLVSICVQNTSTTWPKLKDLPKLGISVLGEAHDVAARTLAAKTGDRFAGLETVSRESGAVFIKGTGLWLESAIEQVIPAGDHAIVVLRVTEVTVDAAIAPIVFHRSEFRRLGV comes from the coding sequence GTGAACCCGAACAGCAACCTCACGCCGACGTCACTGCGCGAGGCCTTTGGCCACTTCCCGACGGGGGTGGTGGCCATTGCCGCCGAGGTCAACGGCCAGCGGGAAGGCCTGGCGGTCAGCACCTTCGTGCCCGTTTCTTTGGAACCGCCGCTGGTGTCGATCTGTGTGCAGAACACCTCGACGACGTGGCCCAAGCTCAAAGACCTGCCAAAGCTGGGCATCAGTGTGCTGGGCGAGGCCCACGACGTGGCCGCGCGCACCCTGGCCGCCAAGACCGGAGACCGCTTCGCCGGTCTGGAGACGGTGTCGCGCGAGAGCGGCGCGGTCTTCATCAAGGGCACCGGCCTGTGGTTGGAGAGCGCGATCGAGCAAGTCATCCCGGCCGGCGATCACGCCATCGTGGTGCTGCGGGTCACCGAGGTCACCGTGGACGCCGCGATAGCCCCCATTGTGTTCCACCGCAGCGAATTTCGTCGGCTCGGCGTCTAG
- a CDS encoding succinate dehydrogenase/fumarate reductase iron-sulfur subunit: MGYNARLRVWRGDDSAGALEDFTVEVNEGEVVLDVIHRLQATQTPDLAVRWNCKAGKCGSCSAEINGMPKLMCMTRMSTFAEDEVVTVTPLRTFPVIRDLVTDVSFNYEKAREIPSFAPPKDLQPGEYRMAQADVARSQEFRKCIECFLCQNVCHVVRDHEENKKAFAGPRFLMRVAELEMHPLDTLDRRDQAQEQHGLGYCNITKCCTEVCPEHIKITDNALIPMKERVADRKYDPVVWLGNKLFRR; the protein is encoded by the coding sequence ATGGGCTACAACGCACGCCTGCGAGTGTGGCGCGGCGACGACAGCGCCGGTGCGCTTGAGGACTTCACCGTCGAGGTCAACGAGGGCGAGGTGGTGCTCGACGTCATCCATCGGCTGCAGGCGACCCAGACACCCGACCTGGCGGTGCGGTGGAACTGCAAGGCGGGCAAGTGCGGATCCTGCTCGGCGGAGATCAACGGCATGCCCAAGCTGATGTGCATGACCCGGATGTCGACGTTCGCCGAGGACGAGGTGGTGACGGTGACTCCGCTGCGGACCTTCCCGGTGATCCGCGACCTGGTCACCGATGTCTCGTTCAACTACGAAAAGGCCCGGGAAATCCCGTCTTTCGCGCCGCCCAAGGACCTGCAGCCCGGGGAATACCGGATGGCGCAGGCCGACGTGGCGCGCTCGCAGGAGTTCCGCAAGTGCATCGAGTGTTTCCTGTGCCAGAACGTCTGTCACGTGGTCCGCGACCACGAGGAGAACAAGAAGGCGTTCGCCGGACCGCGGTTCTTGATGCGGGTCGCCGAACTGGAAATGCACCCGCTGGACACGCTCGACCGCCGCGACCAGGCCCAGGAACAGCACGGGCTGGGCTACTGCAACATCACCAAATGCTGCACCGAGGTCTGCCCGGAGCACATCAAGATCACCGACAACGCGCTGATCCCGATGAAAGAGCGGGTCGCCGACCGCAAATACGATCCCGTGGTGTGGTTGGGCAACAAGCTTTTCCGGCGCTAA